Proteins from a single region of Stigmatella erecta:
- a CDS encoding adenylate/guanylate cyclase domain-containing protein, with product MKTANLAIVFTDIKGFTERTSRQTHEQNQRLLQTHNALLAPLFKAFGGRILKSIGDAFLVTFESPTQAVLSGIAIQDRLWHYNLSAEEDSRLHVRVAVNVGEVRVESSDVFGEPVNIAARVEGITEAGEVFFTEAVYLAMNKAEVPSQEVGSYELKGIPGKIRIFRVPKAPYRVEAPLLPAPPPAEPSVEGPPFGNIALSRVPETGPGQELAATAAALGQHAAALGGRAKSLGGQLLEVASRSFSPLKARLSPEGKLQLPAGLTRRRLALGLGGLAVVLGVGGVAFRGSAAERAISDFESAEPSERNVLEAKARRLIEQEKNAGVQSYLYGRLEEADGSWDGAIRRYRTAIKAGEGDAEDRLIGLLEHPKCVVRTAAAEMAGELRLSSARSALKSLAASGGPDDKGGSGALGRLFNCDSRRAAKSALERLKDG from the coding sequence TTGAAGACCGCCAACCTCGCCATTGTCTTCACCGACATCAAGGGCTTCACCGAGCGCACCAGCCGGCAGACCCACGAGCAGAACCAGCGCCTGCTCCAGACGCACAACGCGCTGTTGGCGCCCCTCTTCAAGGCCTTCGGGGGCCGCATCCTCAAGTCCATTGGCGATGCGTTCCTGGTCACCTTCGAGTCCCCCACCCAGGCGGTGCTCAGCGGCATCGCCATCCAGGACCGGCTCTGGCACTACAACCTCTCGGCCGAGGAGGACTCGCGGCTCCACGTGCGCGTGGCCGTCAACGTCGGGGAGGTGCGCGTCGAGTCCAGTGATGTCTTCGGCGAGCCGGTGAACATCGCCGCGCGCGTGGAGGGCATCACCGAGGCGGGGGAGGTGTTCTTCACGGAGGCCGTCTACCTGGCGATGAACAAGGCGGAGGTGCCCTCCCAGGAGGTGGGCTCCTACGAGCTCAAGGGCATTCCCGGGAAGATTCGCATCTTCCGCGTGCCCAAGGCGCCCTACCGCGTGGAGGCGCCGCTGCTGCCCGCCCCGCCCCCTGCGGAGCCCTCGGTCGAGGGGCCCCCCTTTGGCAACATCGCGCTCTCCCGGGTCCCGGAGACGGGCCCGGGGCAGGAGCTGGCCGCCACCGCCGCGGCCCTGGGCCAGCATGCCGCGGCGCTGGGCGGCCGCGCGAAGAGCCTGGGAGGGCAGCTCCTGGAAGTCGCGTCGCGCAGCTTCTCGCCCCTGAAGGCCCGCCTGAGCCCGGAGGGAAAGCTCCAGCTTCCCGCGGGGCTCACCCGGCGGCGCCTGGCCCTGGGGCTGGGGGGGCTGGCGGTGGTGCTGGGCGTGGGGGGGGTGGCCTTCCGGGGCAGTGCCGCGGAGCGGGCCATCTCCGACTTCGAGTCCGCGGAGCCCTCGGAGCGCAACGTCCTGGAGGCCAAGGCCCGCAGGCTGATCGAACAGGAGAAGAACGCCGGGGTGCAGAGCTACCTGTACGGGCGCCTGGAGGAGGCGGACGGCTCCTGGGACGGCGCCATCCGGCGCTACCGGACGGCCATCAAGGCGGGCGAGGGCGATGCCGAGGACCGGCTCATCGGCCTGCTGGAGCACCCCAAGTGCGTCGTGCGCACGGCGGCGGCGGAGATGGCCGGAGAGCTTCGGTTGAGCAGCGCACGGAGCGCGCTGAAGTCGCTGGCGGCCTCGGGCGGACCGGACGACAAGGGCGGCTCGGGGGCCTTGGGCCGTTTGTTCAACTGTGATTCCCGGCGCGCCGCGAAGAGCGCGCTGGAGCGCCTGAAGGATGGCTGA
- a CDS encoding exo-beta-N-acetylmuramidase NamZ family protein, translating to MTKVKTGLDVWVAQGFSALKGRRVGAIVNPTSVDARFLHLADLLGQASGVTLAALFGPEHGIRGEAQYMVAVGEAKDRKTGVPVHSLYGSTFESLSPRPEWLAGLDALVFDIQDVGSRYYTYVYTMALAMKVAAQARVPFYVLDRPNPLGGVAIEGNLVGEGYRSFVGLYPLPNRHGMTAGELARLFNAEFGIGCELTVVPCEGWRREMHWSDTGLPFLPPSPNMPTPDTALVYPGMCLGEGTNVSEGRGTCRPFEQFGAPWLDAEALVARLEKERLPGVAFRPVGFTPTFDKFRGESCNGAFIHVTDRATFQPLRTGVAIFQAVREVSGGQFAWRADAYEFVEDVPAFDLLCGTDQVRRGIEAGWPLGKLLEGFSAQAERFAQQRAPYLLYT from the coding sequence GTGACGAAGGTGAAGACGGGACTGGACGTGTGGGTGGCGCAGGGGTTCTCCGCGCTCAAGGGGCGGCGCGTGGGGGCCATCGTGAACCCCACCAGCGTGGACGCACGCTTCCTCCACCTCGCGGACCTGCTGGGGCAAGCCTCCGGGGTGACGCTGGCGGCGCTCTTCGGTCCCGAGCACGGCATCCGGGGCGAGGCCCAGTACATGGTGGCGGTGGGCGAGGCGAAGGACCGCAAGACGGGCGTCCCGGTGCACAGCCTCTACGGCTCGACCTTCGAGTCGCTGTCGCCGCGCCCGGAGTGGCTCGCGGGCCTGGATGCCCTCGTCTTCGACATCCAGGATGTGGGCAGCCGCTACTACACCTACGTCTACACCATGGCCCTGGCGATGAAGGTGGCCGCCCAGGCGCGCGTGCCCTTCTACGTGCTGGACCGGCCCAACCCCCTGGGCGGCGTGGCCATCGAGGGCAACCTCGTGGGCGAGGGCTACCGCTCCTTCGTGGGGCTCTACCCGCTGCCCAACCGCCACGGCATGACGGCGGGGGAGCTGGCCCGGCTCTTCAACGCGGAGTTCGGCATCGGCTGTGAGCTGACGGTGGTGCCGTGCGAGGGCTGGCGCCGCGAGATGCACTGGTCCGACACGGGGCTGCCCTTCCTGCCGCCCTCGCCCAACATGCCCACCCCCGACACGGCGCTCGTCTACCCGGGCATGTGCCTGGGCGAGGGCACCAACGTCTCCGAGGGTCGGGGCACGTGCCGGCCCTTCGAGCAGTTCGGCGCCCCGTGGCTGGACGCGGAGGCGCTGGTGGCCCGCCTGGAGAAGGAACGCCTGCCGGGCGTGGCCTTCCGGCCCGTGGGCTTCACCCCCACCTTCGACAAGTTCCGGGGCGAGTCCTGCAACGGCGCCTTCATCCACGTCACGGACCGGGCCACCTTCCAGCCCCTGCGCACGGGCGTCGCCATCTTCCAGGCGGTGCGCGAGGTGAGCGGCGGCCAGTTCGCCTGGCGGGCGGATGCCTACGAGTTCGTGGAGGATGTGCCCGCCTTTGACTTGCTCTGCGGCACGGATCAGGTGCGCCGGGGCATCGAGGCGGGCTGGCCCCTGGGCAAGCTCCTGGAGGGCTTCTCCGCCCAGGCGGAGCGCTTCGCGCAGCAACGCGCCCCCTACTTGCTGTACACTTGA